Proteins encoded in a region of the Flavobacteriales bacterium genome:
- the rpmF gene encoding 50S ribosomal protein L32, producing MAHPKRRQSKTRRDKRRTHYKAEIPNVATCPTTGEPHMFHRAHWYEGKLYYRGKVVMEKEAEA from the coding sequence ATGGCACATCCAAAGAGACGTCAGTCAAAGACCAGAAGAGACAAGAGAAGGACCCACTACAAGGCGGAGATCCCCAACGTGGCTACTTGTCCTACCACCGGTGAACCTCACATGTTCCACAGAGCACACTGGTACGAGGGAAAACTCTACTACCGCGGTAAAGTGGTGATGGAGAAAGAGGCCGAGGCCTGA
- a CDS encoding ketoacyl-ACP synthase III has product MIRAAITGVSGYVPDDLLTNADLEKIVETTDEWIVTRTGIKERHILKGEGKGTSDLGAPAVKELLRKTGTAPEEVDALICGTVTPDHVFPATANIICDKVGIKNALSFDLGAACSGFLFSLVTGCQFIESGKYKKVIVVGADKMSSIVDYEDRTTCVLFGDGAGAVMLEPSTDENGVQDSILRTDGSGKDFLHQKAGGSVMPASHETVDQRLHYAYQEGKTVFKFAVTKMADVSAEIMENNGLTGEDVAWLVPHQANLRIIDATARRMGLTDEKVMINIQRYGNTTSGTIPLCLWEWEDKLKKGDNIVLAAFGGGFTWGSVYLKWAYDPE; this is encoded by the coding sequence ATGATCAGAGCAGCCATCACAGGTGTCAGCGGATATGTCCCCGATGATCTCCTGACAAATGCCGACCTGGAGAAGATAGTGGAGACCACCGATGAGTGGATCGTCACGCGTACCGGGATCAAGGAGCGCCATATCCTCAAAGGTGAGGGGAAAGGAACGAGTGACCTAGGTGCACCAGCCGTCAAAGAGCTCCTGAGAAAGACCGGCACAGCACCGGAAGAAGTGGATGCCCTCATCTGCGGTACCGTCACACCGGATCATGTCTTTCCGGCCACGGCCAATATCATCTGTGATAAGGTGGGCATCAAGAATGCCCTCTCCTTCGACCTAGGTGCAGCCTGCTCAGGCTTCCTTTTCTCCTTGGTAACGGGCTGTCAATTCATAGAGAGCGGTAAATACAAAAAGGTCATCGTGGTAGGGGCCGATAAGATGTCGTCCATCGTGGATTATGAAGACCGCACCACCTGCGTGCTCTTCGGTGACGGGGCAGGAGCAGTGATGCTCGAGCCAAGTACGGATGAGAACGGTGTTCAGGACAGCATCCTACGAACCGATGGATCCGGAAAGGACTTCCTGCACCAGAAGGCCGGTGGATCTGTGATGCCTGCAAGTCATGAGACTGTGGATCAGCGACTTCACTATGCCTATCAAGAAGGAAAGACCGTATTCAAATTTGCTGTGACCAAAATGGCCGATGTCTCGGCCGAGATCATGGAGAATAACGGACTGACCGGAGAAGATGTCGCTTGGCTGGTCCCCCATCAGGCCAATCTTCGCATCATCGATGCTACGGCCAGACGTATGGGATTGACCGATGAGAAGGTGATGATCAACATCCAGCGCTATGGCAATACCACCTCCGGTACCATACCGCTCTGTCTCTGGGAATGGGAGGACAAACTCAAGAAAGGGGATAATATCGTGTTGGCCGCCTTCGGTGGTGGATTTACCTGGGGTTCGGTCTATTTGAAATGGGCCTATGACCCTGAATGA
- a CDS encoding DUF177 domain-containing protein encodes MMDVLKPYRIPFIGLKEGVHHFEFRLDGAFFQVFENEELTDSHFDVQVSLDKKTTMLEVQYDIRGEFVTSCDRCSQDLIIPMVMERELIAKSHGDLDDDDIIALSDTDTEVDLSRSLYETVAIGLPLKRAHDEEDCDPEVIDRLDSYSRKELEDSDPRWDALKKLK; translated from the coding sequence ATGATGGATGTACTCAAACCTTATAGGATACCCTTCATTGGGCTGAAAGAAGGTGTCCATCACTTCGAATTCCGTTTGGACGGAGCGTTCTTTCAAGTATTCGAGAATGAGGAATTGACCGATTCACACTTCGATGTCCAGGTCAGCTTGGACAAGAAGACCACCATGCTGGAAGTCCAGTATGACATTCGTGGAGAATTCGTCACCAGTTGTGATCGATGTTCGCAGGACCTGATCATCCCGATGGTCATGGAGCGTGAACTCATCGCAAAATCCCATGGCGATCTGGATGATGACGATATCATCGCCCTATCCGATACAGATACCGAAGTGGATCTATCCCGCTCGCTCTATGAGACGGTAGCCATAGGACTGCCGCTGAAGCGTGCCCACGATGAGGAGGATTGCGATCCCGAGGTGATCGATCGATTGGACTCCTATTCTCGAAAAGAACTTGAGGACAGCGACCCGCGATGGGATGCATTGAAGAAATTGAAATAA